A window of the Ogataea parapolymorpha DL-1 chromosome V, whole genome shotgun sequence genome harbors these coding sequences:
- a CDS encoding Transcription elongation factor, with protein MSDRESSIVAENENELKTGEDFIENVAEQDAEDNANDEVSALDSSEEDEDEDEDEEALRKVREGFIVDDEESSQEDESIDEDERRRRRKHKKRKREAIRKLEEDDELDEDDLELLRENAGELPRHLAEKTKFKRLKRGGDDQTSAGPTSKGLTDMFSDEEGAGEEDGEEGEEQEEEEDDLMEASKKLRQQRQQDLLGEFDDFIEDDEFSEDEEERDERLARMRSARAKQANLASNSQFDQDKLDELYEIFGDGEEYAWALEAESLDEEPEMEDEVDEEGYAVKKLSKETHALNKVFEFEELKEHLLTDRDQEIRITDIPERYQAYRERITNYDLNDEEFQLKQNWVSKVLLEEKKAFFLGKEDLVEPFQKAVAQIVYFVSKDNLEVPSIWNCRKDYTLHTYREDGQLRVQKLLTEDDLWRIVQLDIDFYALLEKKKNIEKQFKSLDTVDTLYDEYIDSAKTVTELQDLQEYLSFTYSARQRELYPEETKGKQKSHSKYKIFERIKSDPVYEVIDKIGINAEKFGENVFTNNKIYLVDDIDKKADDLISECVEKGSFFDTVEKASNAIKHMFSEQLFHNPKLRAHLRLAFQSYASVDIKLTEKGRLKITESSPYADFKYAINRPLESFTLQPDLFLRMLEAESLGLVKIDIGLKNAFANFADHLFTFLSSDGTSDLSNSWNSLRRECLDMALKKLIPSIVLDVKEKLRDTCERLLFYEIRESFMEKVDQAPFHPLPTAKGTVPKVLAITNGDGKRDSAIIAVAMDYDGTVFDHIKFEQNHRHGDFEKQFLEIVRKFKPEVVAVSSYNVEVSHLFRKLQDIVRLNNLTVEIDVDEEYEGDPIPLPVIYVPNETSRLYEHSDRAAEEFSDKPVVARFCIGVARYVQSPLLEYMALGDAVTSISVHKHQNLLPTHKVKEAIDTIFVDVACLVGIKINDAVRSPYLSTMLQYIAGLGPRKASSLIRGIEANGGSLLRRDELIVRELSTKVVFMNCAPFIELPVPDRPDKDVELLDATRIHPEDYELARKMASDALDLSEEEKQEIEQEEGGVISKLYDEGVEKLDDLLLEGYADQLEEHGHRKRATLEMIKEELQNNYEELRKSFHILSEDEVFEMLTGESKELFQRGKLVSVILQRVDNRFMLGVTQSGISCNISRSNALEYGDNTNLLTKYQNGQAVQAVVQTVDYANFKAELSLLKRDIEEASRGKKVDKFQGLWDFEAEREDLAKEQEKEKKENSTKRVIKHPYFHNFNAREAEDYLASKNNGEFVIRPSSKGNDHLTVTWKIENQLFQHLDVLELDKLNDYTVGRTLQVGEFRYHDLDELIVSHINNLYLKVEEIVNHDKFKNEPLNDTKEWLIRYSKANKNRSCYCFCYNHKSPGWFYLLFKLNDKSDKLYTWNIKVQPNGYLLHGNLYPDMVHLCNGFKKLLQNQMSSSRSGYTSYGRF; from the coding sequence ATGTCGGACCGTGAGAGCAGCATTGTTGCCGAGAACGAGAATGAACTGAAAACCGGCGAAGACTTTATTGAAAATGTAGCCGAACAGGATGCTGAAGACAACGCAAACGACGAGGTCTCAGCTCTAGACTCCtccgaggaggacgaggacgaagatgaggacgaagaaGCTCTACGCAAAGTGCGGGAAGGATTTATCGTGGACGATGAGGAGAGCAGTCAAGAAGATGAAAGCATAGATGAGGACGAGCGCAGGAGACGTCGTAAGCacaaaaagagaaagagagaaGCAATCAGAAAGCTTGAGGAGGATGACGAACTTGATGAGGATGACTTGGAGCTGCTCAGAGAAAATGCTGGTGAGCTACCGCGTCATTTAGCAGAAAAAACCAAATTCAAGCGTCTTAAAAGGGGAGGTGACGATCAAACGTCGGCAGGACCGACCTCCAAAGGCCTGACAGATATGTTTTCGGACGAAGAGGGCGCTGGGGAAGAGGACGGCGAGGAAGGAGAAGAAcaagaggaggaggaagatgatCTGATGGAAGCCTCTAAAAAGTTAAGACAGCAACGACAGCAAGATCTTCTCGGGgaatttgatgatttcattgaggacgacgagttctCAgaagatgaggaagagAGAGATGAGCGTCTTGCCAGGATGAGATCGGCAAGAGCCAAGCAAGCAAATCTTGCTTCCAACTCGCAATTCGACCAAGACAAGCTTGATGAACTTTACGAAATATTTGGTGACGGAGAGGAGTATGCATGGGCTTTGGAAGCCGAAAGTCTCGACGAAGAGCCAGAGATGGAAGACGAGGTCGATGAGGAAGGTTACGCGGTCAAAAAACTTTCCAAGGAGACTCACGCGCTGAACAAGGTCTTTgaatttgaagagctgaaaGAGCACCTTTTGACTGACAGAGATCAAGAAATCAGAATAACAGATATTCCAGAGCGATACCAGGCTTACAGAGAGCGGATAACTAACTATGATTTGAACgatgaagaatttcaaCTCAAGCAAAATTGGGTCTCCAAAGttttgctggaggagaagaaggccttctttcttggaaaagaagatctCGTTGAACCATTCCAAAAGGCTGTTGCCCAAATCGTGTATTTCGTCTCAAAGGACAACCTAGAAGTTCCAAGTATATGGAATTGCAGAAAGGACTACACACTTCACACTTATCGTGAAGACGGACAGTTACGAGTTCAAAAACTGCTGACCGAGGACGATCTTTGGAGAATCGTGCAGCTGGACATAGACTTCTATGCccttttggagaaaaagaagaacatTGAAAAGCAATTCAAGTCATTGGACACAGTCGATACTCTTTACGATGAGTATATTGATTCTGCTAAGACAGTGACTGAGTTGCAGGATCTTCAAGAATATCTTTCTTTCACATACAGCGCAAGGCAACGCGAACTTTACCCTGAAGAGACGAAGGGGAAGCAGAAGTCGCACTCTAAATACAAGATCTTTGAGAGAATCAAAAGCGACCCAGTTTACGAAGTGATTGATAAAATAGGTATCAATGCGGAGAAATTTGGAGAGAACGTCTTTACGAACAACAAGATTTACTTGGTTGACGACATCGACAAAAAAGCTGATGACTTGATCAGCGAGTGTGTTGAAAAGGGCTCATTTTTTGACACCGTGGAGAAAGCAAGCAACGCTATTAAACACATGTTTTCTGAGCAGCTTTTCCACAATCCAAAACTCAGAGCGCATTTGAGACTTGCATTCCAGAGTTATGCTAGCGTGGATATAAAGCTTACCGAAAAAGGAAGACTCAAAATCACTGAGAGCTCTCCTTATGCTGACTTCAAGTATGCTATCAACAGACCCCTAGAATCGTTCACCTTGCAACCAGATTTGTTTTTGCGCATGTTGGAAGCCGAATCATTGGGGCTTGTGAAAATCGACATCGGCCTGAAAAACGCCTTCGCAAACTTCGCTGACCACCTATTTACGTTTTTGTCGTCGGATGGTACCTCTGATCTGAGCAATTCTTGGAACAGCCTAAGAAGAGAATGTCTTGACAtggctttgaaaaaacTCATTCCATCGATTGTTCTTGATGTCAAAGAAAAGCTAAGAGACACATGTGAAAGATTACTGTTTTACGAAATCAGAGAGAGCTTCATGGAGAAGGTGGACCAGGCTCCGTTCCACCCACTCCCAACCGCCAAGGGCACTGTTCCAAAGGTTTTGGCAATCACTAATGGTGATGGAAAGCGTGATTCTGCAATAATTGCTGTTGCGATGGACTACGACGGAACTGTTTTTGACCACATCAAGTTTGAGCAAAATCACAGACACggagattttgagaagcaatttttggagatTGTCAGGAAGTTTAAGCCAGAGGTGGTCGCTGTGTCCAGCTACAACGTTGAAGTTTCTCACCTTTTCAGAAAGCTTCAGGACATTGTCAGACTGAACAATCTCACTGTTGAAATTGATGTTGATGAGGAATACGAGGGCGACCCAATCCCACTTCCTGTTATCTACGTTCCAAATGAAACCAGCAGACTTTATGAGCATTCCGACCGGGCAGCTGAAGAGTTCAGTGACAAGCCAGTGGTGGCCCGTTTCTGTATTGGTGTGGCAAGATACGTTCAGAGTCCATTGTTAGAATATATGGCATTGGGGGATGCAGTGACTTCTATTTCTGTGCACAAACATCAAAATTTGCTTCCAACTCATAAGGTCAAGGAAGCAATAGATACGATCTTTGTTGACGTTGCCTGTCTGGTCGGCATCAAGATCAATGACGCCGTGAGGTCCCCTTACCTATCTACCATGCTGCAATATATTGCTGGTCTCGGCCCTAGAAAagccagcagcttgatcagAGGCATCGAAGCCAATGGAGGCTCTTTGCTGAGGAGAGACGAGCTGATCGTGAGAGAGCTATCCACCAAGGTGGTGTTCATGAACTGTGCTCCGTTCATCGAGCTGCCAGTTCCTGACAGGCCAGACAAAGACGTTGAGCTCCTGGATGCCACCAGAATCCATCCTGAGGATTATGAGCTTGCCAGAAAAATGGCGAGCGACGCTTTGGACCTCagcgaagaagagaagCAGGAGATTGAACAGGAAGAAGGTGGTGTCATTTCCAAGCTTTACGACGAAGGAGTCGAGAAACTGGAtgaccttcttcttgaagGTTATGCTGACCAGTTAGAAGAGCACGGACATCGTAAGAGAGCGACCTTGGAAATGATCAAGGAAGAGTTGCAGAACAACTATGAGGAACTCAGGAAATCGTTCCACATCCTCAGCGAGGATGAGGTTTTTGAAATGCTTACGGGCGAATCGAAAGAGCTTTTCCAGCGTGGAAAACTAGTTTCAGTTATTTTGCAAAGGGTTGACAACAGATTCATGTTGGGAGTTACTCAGTCTGGAATTTCGTGTAACATTAGCAGATCCAATGCGCTAGAATACGGAGACAACACAAACCTACTCACGAAGTACCAGAATGGACAAGCAGTTCAAGCTGTTGTTCAAACAGTCGACTACGCGAATTTCAAAGCAGAATTGTCTTTGCTGAAACGTGATATTGAGGAGGCAAGTCGCGGAAAGAAGGTGGATAAGTTCCAAGGTCTGTGGGACTTCGAGGCTGAACGTGAGGATCTTGCtaaggagcaggaaaaagagaagaaggagaacaGCACAAAACGTGTCATCAAGCATCCATACTTCCACAATTTCAATGCCCGTGAAGCAGAGGATTACCTTGCTTCCAAGAACAACGGAGAGTTTGTGATCAGACCGTCTTCTAAAGGAAATGATCACCTGACTGTCACCTGGAAGATTGAaaaccagcttttccaacatCTTGATGTGTTAGAGCTAGACAAGCTCAATGATTACACAGTTGGCCGCACCCTTCAAGTTGGAGAGTTCCGTTATCACGATCTGGATGAACTGATTGTCTCCcacatcaacaacctgtACTTGAAGGTGGAGGAAATTGTCAACCACGATAAGTTCAAAAACGAACCTCTCAACGATACGAAGGAGTGGCTCATCAGATATTCCAAAGCCAACAAGAACCGGTCATGCTACTGTTTCTGCTACAACCACAAGTCTCCGGGATGGTTCTACCTgcttttcaagctgaacgacAAGAGCGATAAGCTGTATACTTGGAACATAAAGGTTCAGCCAAACGGTTATCTGCTACATGGAAACCTTTACCCTGACATGGTCCACTTGTGCAATGGTTTCAAGAAATTGCTACAAAACCAAatgagcagctcaagaagcgGTTACACCAGCTATGGTAGATTCTGA
- a CDS encoding Molecular chaperone (DnaJ superfamily): MVKDTFYYDLLAVEVDADEVKIKKAYRKMALKYHPDKNPNDKDAEKKFQEIAEAYQVLSDPEKRKLYDEIGKDELTKTGGAAEDLGPRELFSMMFGGEGFEPYIGKLTLLTAMFEEMAADPEAEPEDIKFSESQEIGAHNPNASQSHHSKKDKFDMEKMKQRQEEEAKKVEELAKQLIEKMQPVIDASSHGYLSNESTTQFQSKVAKEIEDLKHESFGVDICHTIGKVYLFKGQSFLKSQKAFLGKFHKMSSSLKQSRNTVKNVWSMVATATEAQSAVEAMEKLQVDESSAMDEYERAKFERAMTGKFISVAWVSSKFEMESTLNQVCSKVLNDKTVPLEVRKMRAELLVLMGALFKNARRDPDDESEVQMFEELMRESKEVKARDLRRAALSSRGSPPTSTPSASIKTAPEEKAGDSKLSKDKKGLFSRFR; this comes from the coding sequence ATGGTGAAAGACACATTCTATTACGACCTTTTGGCGGTCGAGGTGGATGCTGATGAGGTAAAGATCAAGAAGGCATATAGAAAGATGGCCCTCAAATACCACCCGGATAAAAACCCAAATGACAAAGATGCCGAAAAGAAGTTCCAAGAGATTGCCGAAGCCTATCAAGTTCTGAGTGATCCGGAGAAGCGAAAGCTATACGATGAAATTGGCAAAGATGAATTAACGAAGACTGGAGGAGCCGCTGAGGACCTTGGTCCAAGGGAGCTATTCAGCATGATGTTCGGAGGTGAAGGATTTGAACCGTACATTGGAAAGCTAACACTTCTTACAGCTATGTTTGAGGAAATGGCAGCAGACCCTGAGGCGGAACCTGAGGATATAAAATTCTCGGAAAGCCAGGAGATTGGAGCTCACAATCCGAACGCTAGCCAAAGTCATCATTCGAAAAAGGACAAGTTCGATATGGAAAAGATGAAACAAAGacaagaagaggaagcCAAAAAAGTGGAAGAGCTCGCTAAGCAATTGATCGAGAAAATGCAACCTGTTATAGATGCTTCTAGTCATGGATATCTCAGCAACGAGTCGACGACCCAATTCCAAAGCAAAGTAGCAAAGGAAATTGAGGACTTGAAACACGAGTCCTTTGGTGTTGATATTTGCCATACCATTGGTAAAGTCTACCTTTTCAAAGGACAGTCTTTTCTGAAGTCTCAAAAAGCATTCCTTGGTAAGTTCCACAAAAtgtcctcctcgctgaAGCAGAGCCGCAACACCGTGAAGAATGTCTGGTCGATGGTTGCAACTGCTACAGAAGCACAATCTGCTGTGGAAGCTATGGAAAAACTGCAGGTGGATGAGTCAAGCGCAATGGACGAATACGAGAGAGCAAAGTTTGAGAGAGCTATGACAGGAAAGTTTATCTCCGTTGCCTGGGTGTCGTCTAAATTCGAAATGGAATCCACATTGAACCAAGTCTGCTCGAAAGTCCTTAATGATAAAACCGTGCCACTCGAGGTCAGAAAAATGAGAGCTGAATTACTTGTATTAATGGGTGCcctgttcaagaacgcTAGACGAGACCcggacgacgagagcgaAGTGCAGATGTTCGAAGAACTGATGAGGGAGAGTAAAGAGGTGAAGGCCAGAGATCTAAGAAGGGCAGCTTTGTCTTCAAGAGGATCACCTCCGACGTCAACTCCAAGCGCATCGATTAAAACGGCCCCTGAGGAGAAGGCTGGTGATTCGAAGCTGTCAAAGGATAAGAAAGGTCTATTTTCCAGATTCCGCTGA
- a CDS encoding mitochondrial 37S ribosomal protein MRPS9, translated as MFAGQVWKARAGLTLRVFARHLTDGKPRTIEPVFQYGSDSFVERDMQLEKLRLIPPSPTVFARNPYHENVMEYLLDMMNKYASLPYSKKNSEKSVWLSFEDYKRKGNTAKCKLAEYNKLKQTLVRLDSIDPQLRSPDLEEVLDFFKVPKTMRDVEKKIKELDSKGRAVATGGRKDSSAKVYVVEGEGTILVNGLPFDEKFKNLKDRTRILYPLQIVESETKYNIFALSRGGGSTGQADAVRLAIARALVIHNPLFEDILLKAGCLYRDPRSVERKKPGKLKARKSPTWVKR; from the coding sequence ATGTTCGCAGGACAAGTTTGGAAAGCCCGGGCAGGTCTCACTCTCCGTGTTTTTGCACGTCATTTGACGGATGGCAAACCTCGGACAATTGAGCCTGTTTTCCAGTACGGTTCTGATAgttttgttgagcgagaTATGCAATTAGAGAAATTGAGACTCATTCCTCCGAGTCCAACGGTGTTTGCGAGAAACCCATACCATGAGAATGTTATGGAATATTTGCTCGATATGATGAACAAATATGCTTCTCTCCCTTATAGCAAGAAAAACTCCGAGAAGTCGGTTTGGTTATCTTTTGAGGACTACAAGAGAAAGGGGAATACTGCCAAATGCAAACTGGCAGAGTACAATAAGCTAAAACAGACCCTCGTTAGATTAGACTCGATAGATCCACAACTTAGAAGTCCTGATCTCGAGGAGGTTCtcgactttttcaaagtccCTAAGACAATGAGGGAcgtggagaagaaaataaagGAATTGGACAGTAAGGGAAGAGCTGTGGCTActggaggaagaaaagatTCGAGCGCAAAAGTCTATGTTGTGGAAGGAGAGGGAACGATTTTGGTCAACGGCTTACCATTTGATGAAAAGTTCAAGAACCTGAAAGACAGAACTAGAATACTTTATCCATTACAAATTGTTGAGTCTGAGACCAAGTATAATATTTTTGCTCTCTCCAGAGGAGGCGGTAGCACAGGACAAGCAGACGCCGTGCGGTTGGCCATCGCCAGGGCTCTTGTGATTCACAACCCACTATTCGAGGACATTTTGCTCAAGGCAGGCTGCTTGTACAGAGATCCGAGATCGGTGGAGAGAAAGAAACCTGGTAAATTGAAGGCAAGAAAGTCTCCAACCTGGGTCAAACGTTGA
- a CDS encoding Protein TED1: protein MAWFRGLTWTITLVSVLLNLYIYTYPSFIPERCSWNHSYENGNDLLGERVKNIPYFGDLYKTLFIKESSEKLPQPRDIRMMAFGDPQINGNWPSTPYIKRLDNFGNDYYLGHIYRVMKNRLHPTHVVGLGDLFSSQWIADSEFYNRTRRYMTRLFPRPEEQTFAELDFIAEHKDVDWVSHLEWFQKSLEDGLFLKPEFYHYENVYDWSSANLTNEPLFINVSGNHDIGYGDTTYQHMARWRRLFGKDNYWIEFDNDTDHPWRIVVLNSLALDGPLLQPEFKDYTWQFVETLKQRSYNGSSILLTHIPMYKPEGLCVDGPLVEYFNEDNCHAGGEYRIGLLKSENHLQYDTSQAVMNAVFQGNYSGIIVTGHDHEGCENFYNYNFTSGEWQASKSIDSPKYIKEATVRSMMGDFDGNTGLITGHFNQETKTWEFNYKLCPFVVQHVWWAAQISIVLSILFHSINFLL from the coding sequence ATGGCTTGGTTCAGAGGCCTGACATGGACCATCACACTGGTTTCAGTGCTACTGAATCTCTACATTTACACATATCCAAGTTTCATCCCTGAGAGATGTTCTTGGAATCATAGTTATGAAAATGGCAATGATCTACTTGGTGAACGCGTCAAAAATATACCGTATTTCGGTGATCTTTACAAAACACTGTTCATCAAAGAGTCGAGCGAGAAACTTCCCCAGCCCCGTGATATACGGATGATGGCATTTGGCGATCCGCAGATCAACGGCAATTGGCCCTCCACTCCTTATATCAAGAGGTTGGACAATTTTGGCAACGATTACTACCTTGGTCATATTTATAGAGTGATGAAAAACAGGTTGCACCCCACTCACGTTGTTGGATTGGGAGACCTCTTTTCGTCTCAGTGGATCGCTGATTCAGAATTTTACAACAGAACTAGGAGGTATATGACACGTCTTTTCCCAAGACCAGAAGAACAGACctttgctgagctcgatTTTATAGCTGAGCATAAGGATGTGGACTGGGTGAGCCATCTGGAATGGTTCCAGAAAAGCCTTGAGGACGGTTTATTTTTGAAGCCGGAATTCTATCATTATGAAAATGTTTACGACTGGTCCTCTGCCAATCTGACTAATGAGCCACTATTCATCAACGTCTCCGGCAATCATGACATTGGATACGGAGACACGACTTACCAGCATATGGCTAGATGGAGAAGACTCTTTGGCAAGGACAATTACTGGATAGAATTTGATAACGATACAGATCATCCTTGGCGAATAGTTGTGCTCAACTCACTTGCCCTGGACGGGCCTCTTTTGCAACCGGAGTTTAAGGACTACACATGGcaatttgttgaaactttgAAGCAAAGAAGTTATAATGGCTCGTCTATTTTGCTCACTCACATTCCAATGTACAAGCCTGAGGGTCTTTGCGTGGATGGCCCATTGGTGGAGTATTTCAACGAAGACAACTGCCACGCTGGCGGAGAATACAGAATTGGACTTTTGAAATCCGAAAATCATCTGCAATACGACACTTCTCAGGCTGTGATGAATGCAGTGTTCCAGGGGAACTACTCTGGCATCATTGTAACCGGGCATGACCATGAAGGATGTGAGAACTTCTATAATTATAACTTCACTTCAGGAGAATGGCAAGCCTCCAAGAGCATAGATTCCCCGAAGTACATAAAAGAGGCTACAGTCAGATCGATGATGGGtgattttgatggaaaTACTGGACTCATTACGGGGCATTTCAACCAGGAGACCAAAACCTGGGAATTCAACTACAAATTGTGTCCCTTTGTTGTCCAGCATGTCTGGTGGGCTGCGCAAATTAGCATTGTGCTTAGCATTTTGTTCCACTCTATAAACTTCTTGCTCTAA
- a CDS encoding putative ATPase of the AAA family, with translation MFSRKKKEPSPPLPRLLEIYNEIANTSLTNLSLEQNNRSNEALNGWRTLHQAAAQKVEALEKSIAGVELTDEESYILDEIHILQAQADDHMDRLENKLNPPLPIQASKVYSNPQHSSSSAGLKASPPGSRSNSVRANVPTLRSSNPVTMNSKRPVNKPLIKSLRPNQNIANNNSSGSLGNSISSQATAKQAANLIWAPSKSLSTNKTYSSNSQEDLFQDFDGVIDDEEYHHKETLRQLQQNAFASKAARSKNDEDLIDLSENLSHLDIRQKPTPQPKQQVQKNHAKSSAERARAALKISSQVKLPQKVAPSAVRQPARHASPARIARSPPRSTNVQLAKPQSRRANLSPGPTKPVSRPQSGSRRASPHAKGSTTSAPKVLADNSTKDTETLDSDNSIEDDEDKLIASMRGVDPVAARQILNEIVVHGDEVHWDDIAGLDAAKNSLKETVVYPFLRPDLFSGLREPARGMLLFGPPGTGKTMLARAVATESKSTFFSISASSLTSKYLGESEKLVRALFQLAKRLAPSIIFVDEIDSLLGSRNNEGENESSRRIKNEFLVQWSDLTKAAAGRDQGEDLQRVLVLAATNLPWAIDEAARRRFVRRQYIPLPEYDTRKAQLQRLLSHQNHTLTDKNLEELIQLTDSFSGSDITALAKDAAMGPLRELGDKLLLTSKNEIRPVCLQDFINSLNYIRPSVSKEGLRQFEEWAKLYGSSGV, from the coding sequence ATGTTTTcgagaaagaagaaagaacCAAGCCCGCCGCTGCCCaggctgctggaaatttACAATGAGATCGCCAATACATCGCTTACGAATTTAAGTTTAGAGCAAAATAACCGTTCGAACGAGGCCCTAAATGGCTGGAGAACACTTCATCAAGCGGCAGCTCAAAAGGTGGAAGCGCTTGAGAAGAGTATCGCAGGGGTAGAGCTAACGGACGAGGAGTCCTATATTTTGGATGAAATCCACATTCTGCAGGCACAGGCGGATGACCATATGGATAGATTAGAGAACAAACTAAATCCCCCCCTTCCCATTCAGGCGTCTAAAGTCTATTCCAATCCTCAACATTCCTCCAGTTCTGCTGGTCTAAAGGCGTCTCCCCCTGGTTCCAGATCCAACTCTGTGCGAGCGAACGTTCCTACCTTGAGATCCTCAAATCCAGTAACGATGAACTCCAAAAGACCAGTCAACAAACCATTGATTAAGTCGCTCCGTCCCAATCAGAACATAGCTAATAACAACTCTAGCGGAAGTTTGGGCAACTCCATCTCTTCCCAAGCCACGGCTAAGCAAGCTGCAAACTTGATTTGGGCGCCATCCAAAAGTTTATCTACCAACAAGACGTACTCATCGAACTCACAGGAAGACTTATTTCAAGACTTTGATGGTGTcattgatgatgaggaatACCACCACAAAGAAACCCTCAGACAATTACAACAAAACGCTTTTGCATCGAAAGCCGCCAGAAGTAAAAACGACGAAGACCTAATTGACCTCAGTGAAAACCTGTCACATCTGGATATTCGTCAAAAACCAACGCCTCAACCAAAACAACAAGTACAAAAGAATCATGCTAAGTCATCAGCAGAGAGAGCACGGGCGGCGCTGAAGATTTCATCGCAGGTCAAACTTCCTCAAAAGGTAGCCCCCAGTGCTGTTCGTCAACCTGCCCGCCATGCATCGCCAGCAAGAATTGCCAGATCTCCACCCCGATCGACAAATGTGCAACTCGCCAAACCCCAAAGCCGCAGAGCAAACCTTTCTCCTGGTCCTACTAAACCTGTTTCAAGACCTCAGTCTGGTTCCAGGAGAGCTTCACCACACGCTAAAGGATCAACGACAAGTGCTCCTAAGGTGCTCGCTGACAATTCTACAAAAGATACTGAAACGTTGGACAGTGACAATTCAAttgaagacgacgaagacaaACTAATAGCCTCTATGAGAGGCGTGGATCCTGTTGCCGCTAGACAAATTCTCAACGAGATTGTGGTTCACGGAGATGAAGTCCACTGGGACGATATCGCGGGACTCgatgctgccaaaaattcTCTCAAGGAGACAGTGGTTTACCCATTTTTAAGGCCAGACCTGTTCAGTGGCTTGAGAGAGCCTGCTCGAGGAATGCTGTTGTTTGGACCTCctggaacaggaaaaaCTATGCTTGCGCGTGCCGTTGCAACGgaatcaaaatcaacattTTTCTCGATATCTGCGTCTTCACTGACTTCGAAATATCTTGGTGAATCCGAAAAGCTGGTTAGAGCGTTGTTCCAATTGGCCAAAAGACTTGCTCCTTCAATAATCTTTGTGGATGAGATAGACTCCTTATTGGGAAGCAGAAATAATGAGGGCGAAAACGAGTCTTCAAGGAGGATCAAGAACGAGTTCTTGGTTCAGTGGTCTGATTTGACCAAGGCcgcagctggaagagacCAGGGAGAAGATCTACAAAGAGTTTTAGTGCTAGCGGCCACGAACTTACCATGGGCGATAGATGAAGCtgcaagaagaagatttGTGAGACGGCAATATATCCCGCTTCCAGAATATGATACCCGGAAAGCCCAACTACAGAGGCTTCTTTCGCATCAAAACCATACATTAACGGACAAGAACTTAGAGGAACTAATACAGTTGACGGATTCGTTTTCAGGATCCGATATCACAGCTTTGGCAAAGGACGCAGCTATGGGACCATTAAGAGAGCTAGGAGACAAATTGCTTCTAACATCAAAAAACGAGATCAGGCCTGTCTGTCTTCAAGATTTCATTAACTCTTTGAATTACATCAGACCAAGTGTCTCAAAAGAAGGCCTTAGACAATTCGAAGAGTGGGCTAAGCTGTATGGATCCTCGGGTGTCTAA